One stretch of Tenacibaculum sp. MAR_2010_89 DNA includes these proteins:
- a CDS encoding FAD-dependent oxidoreductase produces the protein MIFNTLIVGGGVAGMQCALVLGSAQKKEYALNKKVGIILHQRSSHLKDALFNNVLGLPAGTLGKDILTEGRDQLKNLYPNVSQIENEKVVAVLDDKKGYKIVTNKNEYFSKNVVIALNYSKPFDIAGLEQYIERHSRANAMKDRIQLRNFNHLIKEGLYVCGTLAGWRSQFAIAAGSGASVATDILTVWNNHVPTKVHDKKVE, from the coding sequence ATGATTTTTAATACTTTAATTGTTGGAGGTGGTGTTGCTGGTATGCAATGTGCCTTAGTTTTAGGGTCTGCTCAAAAAAAAGAATATGCTTTAAATAAAAAAGTTGGTATAATTTTACATCAACGTTCTTCACATTTAAAAGATGCTTTATTTAATAATGTTTTAGGATTACCAGCTGGCACCTTAGGTAAAGATATTTTAACAGAAGGTAGAGACCAATTAAAAAACTTATATCCAAACGTTTCTCAAATAGAAAACGAAAAAGTTGTTGCTGTGCTTGACGATAAAAAAGGGTATAAAATTGTTACAAATAAAAATGAATATTTCAGTAAAAACGTTGTAATAGCATTAAACTATTCAAAGCCTTTTGATATTGCTGGACTTGAACAATATATTGAACGTCATTCAAGGGCCAATGCCATGAAAGATAGAATTCAACTACGCAATTTTAATCACTTAATAAAAGAAGGATTATATGTTTGTGGAACGCTTGCTGGTTGGAGAAGTCAATTTGCTATAGCTGCAGGAAGTGGTGCAAGTGTTGCTACTGATATTTTAACAGTTTGGAATAATCATGTACCTACAAAAGTACATGATAAAAAAGTAGAATAA
- a CDS encoding succinate dehydrogenase/fumarate reductase iron-sulfur subunit → MNLTLKIWRQKGASDKGKMVDYKVTDISEHMSFLEMMDVLNEQLINQGEEPVAFDHDCREGICGMCSMYINGEAHGPDRGVTTCQLHMRMFKDGDTITIEPWRAAAFPVIKDLVVDRSSFERIQQSGGYISVNTSGNTQDANAIPISKEAADKAMDAATCIGCGACVATCKNSSAMLFVGAKVSQYALLPQGQVEATERVKNMVAQMDLEGFGNCTNTGACEIECPKGISLENIARMNSEFLKANFKG, encoded by the coding sequence ATGAATTTAACACTTAAAATTTGGCGTCAAAAGGGTGCAAGTGATAAAGGAAAGATGGTCGATTATAAAGTGACCGATATTTCTGAGCATATGTCTTTCTTAGAAATGATGGATGTATTAAATGAACAATTAATTAATCAAGGTGAAGAGCCTGTTGCTTTTGATCATGATTGTCGTGAAGGAATTTGCGGAATGTGTTCAATGTATATTAATGGAGAAGCTCATGGGCCTGATCGTGGTGTAACTACATGTCAATTACACATGCGTATGTTTAAAGATGGTGATACAATTACTATTGAACCATGGAGAGCTGCTGCTTTTCCTGTAATAAAAGATTTAGTAGTTGATAGAAGTTCTTTTGAACGTATTCAACAGTCTGGTGGATATATTTCTGTAAATACTTCAGGAAATACTCAAGATGCTAACGCTATTCCTATTTCAAAAGAAGCTGCTGATAAAGCTATGGATGCTGCAACTTGTATTGGTTGTGGAGCATGTGTAGCAACTTGTAAAAATTCTTCTGCAATGTTATTTGTTGGTGCTAAGGTGTCTCAATATGCTTTATTACCTCAAGGACAAGTAGAAGCTACTGAACGTGTTAAAAACATGGTAGCTCAAATGGATTTAGAAGGTTTTGGTAACTGTACTAATACAGGAGCTTGTGAAATAGAGTGTCCTAAAGGTATTTCTTTAGAAAATATTGCTCGAATGAATTCTGAGTTTTTAAAAGCAAACTTCAAAGGATAA
- a CDS encoding fumarate reductase/succinate dehydrogenase flavoprotein subunit gives MATLDSKIPKGPLKDKWTTYKDKIDLVNPANKRLIDVIVVGTGLAGGSASATLAELGYNVKAFAYQDSPRRAHSIAAQGGINAAKNYQGDGDSFYRLFYDTVKGGDYRSREANVHRLAEVSANIIDQCVAQGVPFARDYGGLLDNRSFGGVLVSRTFYAKGQTGQQLLLGAYSAMNRQIARGKIEMFNRHEMLDVVIVDGKARGIIARNLVTGEIERHSAHAVVIASGGYGNVYFLSTNAMGSNATAAWKIHKKGAYFANPCYTQIHPTCIPRSGDYQSKLTLMSESLRNDGRIWVPKNMEDVMAIREGRKKPTDLSEDERDYYLERRYPAFGNLVPRDVASRAAKERCDAGFGVNATGEAVYLDFKSAIDRYGKEQAKLKGISNASAAKIYELGQAIVEAKYGNLFQMYEKIVDDNPYETPMMIYPATHYTMGGVWVDYNLMTTVDGLYCIGEANFSDHGANRLGASALMQGLADGYFVLPYTIGDYLSGDIRTGKIPTDSKEFDEAEKEVTDRINFFVNNKGEHSVDYYHKKLGKIMWEKCGMARNEKGLKEAMAEIKALREDFWKNVTVPGDANEMNPELEKAGRVADFLELGELFAKDALDRNESCGGHFREESVELDGLQKGEAKRNDKDYAYVAAWEYKGEPADAVLHKEELEFNDIELKQRSYK, from the coding sequence ATGGCAACTTTAGATTCAAAAATTCCAAAAGGTCCATTAAAAGATAAATGGACAACTTATAAAGATAAAATTGACTTGGTAAACCCTGCCAACAAACGTTTAATAGATGTTATTGTTGTAGGTACAGGTTTAGCAGGTGGTTCTGCTTCAGCTACATTAGCTGAGTTAGGATACAACGTAAAAGCTTTTGCTTATCAAGATTCACCTCGTAGAGCACACTCTATTGCTGCTCAAGGAGGAATCAATGCTGCAAAAAATTATCAAGGTGATGGTGATTCATTTTACCGTTTATTCTATGATACTGTAAAAGGAGGAGATTACCGTTCACGTGAAGCAAACGTTCATCGTTTAGCTGAGGTTTCTGCAAATATTATTGATCAATGTGTAGCACAAGGAGTTCCTTTTGCTCGTGATTATGGTGGTTTGTTAGATAACCGTTCGTTTGGTGGAGTATTAGTATCTCGTACTTTTTATGCAAAAGGTCAAACTGGACAACAATTATTGTTAGGAGCATATTCTGCAATGAATCGTCAAATTGCTCGTGGTAAGATTGAAATGTTCAATCGTCATGAAATGTTAGATGTAGTTATTGTTGATGGAAAAGCTCGTGGTATTATAGCTCGTAATTTGGTTACTGGTGAAATAGAGCGTCATTCTGCTCACGCAGTAGTTATTGCTTCAGGAGGTTATGGAAATGTATATTTCTTATCAACCAACGCAATGGGTTCTAATGCAACTGCAGCATGGAAAATACATAAAAAAGGAGCGTATTTCGCTAACCCTTGTTATACACAAATTCACCCAACGTGTATTCCACGTTCAGGAGATTATCAGTCTAAGTTAACGTTAATGTCAGAATCATTACGTAATGATGGACGTATCTGGGTACCAAAAAACATGGAAGATGTAATGGCAATTAGAGAAGGTCGTAAAAAGCCAACTGATTTGTCAGAAGATGAAAGAGATTATTATTTAGAAAGAAGATATCCTGCATTTGGTAACTTAGTACCTCGTGATGTTGCCTCACGTGCAGCAAAAGAGAGATGTGATGCTGGTTTTGGTGTTAACGCAACTGGTGAGGCTGTATATTTAGATTTTAAATCAGCTATTGACCGTTATGGTAAAGAGCAAGCAAAATTAAAAGGTATTAGTAATGCATCTGCTGCTAAGATATATGAATTAGGACAAGCTATTGTAGAAGCAAAATACGGTAACTTATTCCAAATGTATGAAAAGATTGTTGATGACAATCCATATGAAACACCAATGATGATTTATCCGGCAACACACTATACAATGGGTGGTGTTTGGGTTGATTATAACTTAATGACAACTGTTGATGGTTTATACTGTATTGGAGAGGCAAACTTCTCTGATCATGGAGCAAACCGTTTAGGGGCTTCTGCATTAATGCAAGGTTTAGCTGATGGGTATTTTGTATTACCATATACAATTGGAGATTATTTATCTGGAGATATTCGTACAGGTAAAATTCCTACAGATTCTAAAGAGTTTGATGAAGCTGAAAAAGAAGTTACGGATAGAATTAATTTCTTTGTAAATAATAAAGGAGAGCATTCAGTAGATTATTACCACAAAAAGTTAGGAAAAATTATGTGGGAAAAATGTGGAATGGCTCGTAACGAAAAAGGTTTAAAAGAAGCAATGGCTGAAATTAAAGCTTTACGTGAAGATTTCTGGAAAAACGTAACAGTACCTGGCGATGCGAATGAAATGAATCCTGAGCTAGAAAAAGCAGGTCGTGTAGCAGATTTCTTAGAGTTAGGTGAATTGTTTGCTAAAGATGCTTTAGATAGAAATGAATCTTGTGGAGGTCACTTTAGAGAAGAGTCTGTTGAGTTAGATGGGCTTCAAAAAGGTGAGGCTAAGCGTAATGATAAAGATTATGCATATGTAGCAGCTTGGGAATATAAAGGTGAACCAGCTGATGCAGTTTTACATAAAGAAGAATTAGAGTTTAACGATATTGAATTAAAACAACGTTCATACAAATAA
- a CDS encoding thioredoxin family protein, translating into MLLGKTNKKAFENENFKWFKKNYDSYLTNDKIITQLKDSIQNYTIKAFYGSWCGDSKRELPKFYKVIDETHFNKSQLEVIAVDKKPEAYKASPNGEEKGLNIHRVPTFIFYKNNKEVARIVEYPKQDFERDILTIISRKKYSPQYIVVEYLHKMLEKKTIKELKNEENKLAASLAEFTKGSRELNTYGYKLLRSNQLEKAVFVFELNTKMYPYKANVFDSLGEAYFTTKNYNKALSSYNKAQKLDPNDKNIANMIKKIKTEINQ; encoded by the coding sequence ATGCTTTTGGGAAAAACAAACAAAAAAGCTTTTGAGAATGAAAATTTTAAATGGTTTAAAAAAAATTACGATAGTTATTTAACAAATGATAAAATTATAACCCAATTAAAAGATTCTATTCAAAATTATACTATTAAAGCTTTTTATGGAAGCTGGTGTGGAGATAGTAAACGAGAATTACCAAAATTTTATAAAGTAATTGATGAAACTCATTTTAATAAAAGTCAATTAGAGGTGATTGCTGTAGATAAAAAGCCAGAAGCCTATAAAGCATCTCCTAATGGAGAAGAAAAAGGATTAAATATACACAGAGTGCCAACATTCATTTTTTATAAAAACAACAAAGAAGTAGCACGAATAGTAGAATACCCAAAACAAGATTTTGAAAGAGACATACTTACTATAATAAGTAGGAAAAAATATTCACCACAATACATTGTGGTTGAGTATTTACATAAAATGCTGGAGAAAAAAACAATAAAAGAATTAAAAAATGAAGAAAATAAACTAGCCGCTTCACTAGCTGAGTTTACAAAGGGTAGTAGAGAGTTAAACACTTATGGGTATAAATTATTACGCTCAAATCAACTAGAAAAGGCAGTATTCGTTTTTGAGTTAAACACCAAAATGTACCCATACAAAGCAAATGTTTTTGACAGTTTAGGTGAAGCTTATTTTACCACTAAAAATTATAATAAAGCTTTAAGTAGTTATAATAAAGCACAAAAATTAGATCCTAATGATAAAAACATAGCTAATATGATTAAGAAAATTAAAACAGAAATAAACCAGTAA
- a CDS encoding sensor histidine kinase, giving the protein MKCLSDYLWQTLVPLIFFAFVWILFRYIDQTKEVEKIKQERTEMELKFLKSQINPHVLFNNLNTIYSYSIEKPNETPDLILKLSDNLKHVLYESNAKKVSLKKEIHFIKNYIEFHKIRTEGLKQINYEVFVDKDYHQIAPLLLITIIENAFKHSRVNSIVDIQLRVKNNRLKCVCKNDYDNTKKVNENTIGLNNLKKRLDLLYKEDYELLVEKRGQYIVTLILNLA; this is encoded by the coding sequence ATGAAGTGTTTAAGTGATTATTTATGGCAAACTCTAGTTCCGCTTATCTTTTTTGCATTTGTATGGATTTTATTCAGATATATTGATCAAACTAAGGAAGTAGAAAAGATTAAGCAAGAGAGAACAGAAATGGAATTGAAATTTTTAAAATCACAGATAAATCCACATGTTTTATTTAATAATTTAAATACAATTTATTCTTATTCAATTGAAAAACCGAATGAAACACCAGATTTGATTTTAAAATTATCAGATAATTTAAAACATGTTTTATACGAGAGTAATGCTAAAAAAGTTAGTTTAAAAAAGGAGATCCATTTTATTAAAAACTATATTGAGTTTCATAAAATTAGAACTGAAGGTCTTAAACAAATAAATTATGAAGTATTTGTTGATAAGGATTACCATCAAATAGCTCCTTTATTACTTATAACGATTATTGAAAACGCTTTTAAGCATAGTAGAGTTAATAGTATTGTAGATATACAACTAAGGGTAAAAAACAACCGATTAAAGTGTGTTTGTAAAAATGATTATGATAATACTAAAAAGGTAAATGAAAATACAATAGGGTTAAATAACTTAAAAAAACGATTAGATTTATTGTATAAAGAAGATTATGAGTTGTTAGTAGAAAAGCGCGGTCAATACATTGTTACACTTATATTAAACTTAGCGTAG
- a CDS encoding amidohydrolase family protein, whose translation MTKIKFLLLLLITTISIQAQTTYILCGKLVDTKEGKIKEKQTIIVEQNKIVNVIDGYVAPKSKTAKTIDLKNKVVMAGLIDMHVHIEQEFSAKTRLNRYILNEADVAFNSVGFAKTTLLKGFTTVRDLGGTGVNIAIRKAIDAGKIPGPRVFTAGKSLATTGGHADPTNGSSRVLTGNPGPKEGVVNSVEDAKKAVRQRYKNGADCIKITATGGVLSVAKSGDNPQFTIEEIKAICETAKDYGMHVAAHAHGDEGMQRAILGGVKTIEHGTYMSTTTMELMIKNDVYLVPTITAGKEVEEKAKIKGFYPDIVVPKALKVGPQIQGTFAKAYKKGVGIAFGTDAGVFKHGNNGKEFGYMVEVGMPAMETIQAATITNAKILKMDTEIGQIKKGFYADIIAVNEDPTVNINTMENVVFVMKNGIVYKRK comes from the coding sequence ATGACTAAAATAAAATTTCTACTATTACTTCTAATCACAACTATTTCAATTCAAGCTCAAACTACGTATATATTGTGTGGTAAATTAGTTGATACCAAAGAAGGAAAAATCAAAGAAAAACAAACAATTATAGTTGAACAAAATAAAATTGTTAATGTTATTGATGGTTATGTAGCTCCAAAAAGTAAAACTGCAAAAACAATCGATTTAAAGAACAAAGTGGTTATGGCTGGGCTTATTGATATGCATGTGCATATAGAGCAAGAATTTAGTGCTAAAACACGTTTAAATAGATATATTTTAAATGAAGCTGATGTTGCTTTTAATTCCGTTGGTTTTGCAAAAACAACATTGTTAAAAGGTTTTACAACTGTTAGAGATTTAGGTGGTACTGGAGTAAACATTGCTATTAGAAAAGCTATTGACGCTGGTAAAATTCCAGGGCCAAGAGTTTTCACTGCAGGTAAGTCATTAGCAACCACTGGAGGTCATGCTGACCCAACAAATGGTAGTAGTAGAGTTTTAACAGGTAACCCTGGACCTAAAGAAGGGGTTGTTAATAGTGTTGAAGATGCAAAAAAAGCTGTACGCCAACGTTATAAAAATGGTGCTGATTGTATTAAAATAACGGCTACGGGTGGTGTTTTAAGTGTTGCTAAAAGTGGAGATAACCCTCAATTTACCATTGAAGAAATTAAAGCTATTTGTGAAACAGCCAAAGATTATGGAATGCATGTAGCTGCCCATGCTCATGGTGATGAAGGTATGCAACGTGCCATTTTAGGAGGAGTTAAAACTATTGAACACGGTACTTACATGAGTACTACAACAATGGAATTAATGATTAAAAACGATGTATACTTAGTTCCAACGATAACCGCTGGAAAAGAAGTAGAAGAAAAAGCTAAAATAAAAGGATTTTATCCTGACATAGTAGTACCAAAAGCTTTAAAAGTTGGCCCTCAAATTCAAGGAACTTTTGCAAAGGCATATAAAAAAGGAGTTGGTATTGCTTTTGGTACTGATGCTGGTGTTTTTAAGCATGGTAATAATGGAAAAGAATTTGGGTATATGGTTGAGGTAGGTATGCCTGCTATGGAAACAATTCAAGCAGCAACCATAACCAATGCCAAAATTTTAAAAATGGACACTGAAATTGGGCAAATAAAAAAAGGTTTTTATGCTGATATTATTGCTGTAAATGAAGATCCTACTGTAAATATAAATACTATGGAAAATGTTGTTTTTGTAATGAAAAACGGTATCGTTTACAAGAGAAAATAA
- a CDS encoding alpha/beta fold hydrolase codes for MQKVYFISGTMCTIDLWQFVFPKLENVKLIHIDITHAISFSEINNIILTEIEEPAIIVGFSLGGFSAMNFAVTYPEKVKQLVVIAANTNGLNQNEIQLRKSTIDFLEKHKYKGISKVRIQQFLHSSNHQNEKVISIIKKMDSDLGKEVLIRQLKATSSRVDISEEVSKLKIPILFISAENDALVSSKEIKVIANNALKGRHVSVKNCGHMIPIEKPEEIAEMLKIII; via the coding sequence AGAAAATGTAAAGCTAATTCATATTGATATTACGCATGCTATTTCTTTTAGTGAAATTAATAATATTATTTTAACTGAAATTGAAGAGCCAGCGATAATTGTAGGGTTTTCTTTAGGTGGGTTTTCTGCTATGAATTTCGCTGTTACTTATCCAGAAAAGGTAAAGCAATTAGTAGTAATTGCAGCGAATACTAACGGATTGAATCAGAATGAAATTCAATTACGAAAAAGCACAATTGATTTTTTAGAGAAACATAAATATAAAGGTATTTCAAAAGTTAGAATTCAGCAGTTTCTTCATTCTAGCAACCATCAAAATGAAAAAGTTATATCTATTATCAAAAAAATGGATAGTGATTTAGGTAAAGAGGTTTTAATACGTCAACTAAAAGCTACTTCTTCAAGAGTTGATATTTCTGAGGAAGTTTCAAAATTAAAAATCCCTATTTTATTTATTTCGGCCGAAAATGATGCTTTAGTTTCATCAAAAGAGATAAAAGTGATTGCTAATAATGCCTTAAAGGGGAGGCATGTTAGTGTTAAAAACTGTGGACATATGATTCCTATTGAAAAACCAGAAGAGATAGCTGAGATGCTAAAAATCATAATATAG
- a CDS encoding DUF3109 family protein codes for MFQLGKTIVSEDLIEKEFVCNLSACKGACCIDGDAGAPLDEEETKILEKIYPTIKPFLRKEGIDAIEKQGTWIKGDFGELETPLINDADCAYVIFDEKNTALCAIEEAYNQGLVDWKKPVSCHLYPVRIKDYSEFSAVNYDKWEICDDACSLGKELQVPVYKFVKQALVRKFGQNWYDELEKLAENHKKK; via the coding sequence ATGTTTCAACTAGGAAAAACAATTGTTTCAGAGGACCTTATAGAAAAAGAGTTTGTTTGTAATTTATCTGCCTGTAAGGGTGCTTGTTGTATTGATGGTGATGCTGGGGCTCCTTTAGATGAAGAAGAAACTAAGATTTTAGAAAAAATTTATCCTACGATAAAACCTTTTTTACGTAAAGAAGGTATTGATGCCATTGAAAAACAAGGAACTTGGATTAAAGGTGATTTTGGCGAGCTCGAAACTCCTTTAATAAATGATGCTGATTGTGCGTATGTTATTTTTGATGAAAAAAACACAGCTTTGTGTGCTATTGAAGAGGCTTATAATCAAGGTTTAGTCGATTGGAAAAAACCAGTATCTTGTCATTTATACCCTGTAAGAATAAAAGACTACAGTGAGTTTTCTGCAGTAAATTATGATAAATGGGAAATTTGTGATGATGCTTGTTCTTTAGGAAAAGAGTTACAGGTTCCTGTTTATAAGTTTGTGAAACAAGCATTAGTAAGGAAATTTGGACAAAATTGGTATGATGAATTAGAAAAGTTAGCAGAAAATCATAAAAAAAAGTAG
- a CDS encoding DUF1573 domain-containing protein — protein MKTLLLFTVICLLSITSSAQEFKFEKETINYGKIAQGSEGTRTFEFTNIGDAPLIIKEIKSTCGCAVPKKPEKPIMPGKKGQIEVSYDTNRPGSFSKAVTIYSNAKNKRTMIKIKGFVSKLKKDKTKV, from the coding sequence ATGAAAACATTATTATTATTTACAGTTATTTGCCTATTATCAATAACAAGTTCAGCCCAAGAGTTCAAATTTGAAAAAGAGACTATCAATTATGGAAAGATAGCTCAAGGATCTGAAGGAACAAGAACATTTGAGTTTACTAATATTGGAGACGCTCCTTTAATAATTAAAGAGATTAAATCTACTTGTGGGTGTGCTGTTCCAAAAAAACCAGAAAAACCGATTATGCCTGGTAAAAAGGGTCAAATAGAGGTTTCTTATGACACAAACAGACCTGGAAGTTTTTCAAAAGCGGTAACTATCTATTCAAACGCTAAAAACAAGAGAACAATGATTAAAATAAAGGGATTTGTTTCAAAATTAAAAAAAGATAAAACCAAGGTTTAA
- a CDS encoding LytTR family DNA-binding domain-containing protein, with translation MNCIIIEDEMPAQRILKNYINKIPDLTLLDNFQTATNANEFFKKETVDLVLLDINLPDISGLDFIKTIKNPPKIIMTTAYPDYAVDSFELDTIVDYLVKPFSFDRFLKAINKAENRINHQEKTQKKAIFLNIDKTIHKLYVEDILYIESDRNYVTFFTQNKKLSVIDSLKKWAEVLSSKQFIQIHKSYIINIKKIEKYSGSNVFINTQKLPLGRTYKNSFSESINSSKS, from the coding sequence ATGAATTGTATTATAATAGAAGATGAAATGCCAGCTCAAAGAATTTTAAAAAATTATATTAATAAAATTCCTGATTTAACACTTCTTGATAATTTTCAAACAGCTACGAATGCTAATGAATTTTTTAAAAAAGAAACTGTTGATCTTGTGTTGTTAGATATAAATTTACCAGATATATCTGGGTTAGATTTTATTAAAACTATTAAAAATCCACCAAAGATTATCATGACAACAGCTTACCCAGATTATGCTGTAGATAGTTTTGAACTGGATACCATTGTTGATTATTTAGTGAAACCTTTTTCTTTTGATCGGTTTTTGAAGGCAATTAATAAAGCTGAAAATCGAATTAATCATCAGGAAAAAACACAAAAAAAAGCCATTTTTTTAAATATAGACAAAACAATACATAAACTATATGTAGAAGATATATTATATATAGAATCTGACAGAAATTATGTTACATTTTTTACTCAAAATAAAAAGCTAAGTGTTATTGATTCTTTAAAAAAGTGGGCAGAAGTATTGAGTTCAAAACAGTTTATTCAAATACATAAATCATATATTATAAATATAAAAAAGATTGAAAAATACTCAGGAAGTAACGTTTTTATAAATACACAAAAGCTTCCGTTAGGAAGAACGTATAAAAATAGTTTTTCAGAAAGTATTAATTCTAGTAAGAGTTAA
- a CDS encoding glutaminase gives MSFDTIIQRLFLEIKKIEDTGKIASYIPELQNIDTNKFGIYIASTNNSNYGVGDYAEKFSIQSISKVLSLSLAYNILGETIWNRLGVEPSGTSYNSLIQLETDKGIPRNPFINAGAIVIADILLSKLKYPKEDFLSFIRNLSGSEKINYSSKIATSEKSVGYRNIALCNFIKSFNNIQNAPSEVLDFYFDICSLEMSAKELSNTFLFLANKGINPHTNNQVLTQSQSKRINALMQTCGFYDESGEFAFKVGLPGKSGVGGGIVAVHPGHYAITVWSPKLNKKGNSFKGIQFLEKFTTASKLSIF, from the coding sequence ATGAGTTTTGATACTATTATACAACGTCTTTTTCTTGAAATAAAGAAGATTGAAGATACAGGGAAAATCGCTTCTTATATCCCTGAATTACAAAACATTGACACTAATAAATTTGGTATATACATTGCTTCAACCAATAACTCTAATTACGGAGTTGGTGACTATGCTGAAAAGTTTTCTATTCAAAGTATTTCAAAAGTATTGTCATTAAGTTTAGCATACAACATACTTGGTGAAACCATTTGGAATAGATTAGGTGTTGAACCTTCTGGCACAAGTTATAATTCATTAATACAACTTGAAACCGATAAAGGAATACCTAGAAACCCATTCATTAATGCTGGTGCTATAGTTATAGCTGATATTTTATTAAGTAAATTAAAGTATCCTAAAGAGGATTTTTTATCTTTTATCAGAAATTTATCTGGTTCTGAAAAAATTAACTATTCTAGTAAAATAGCTACTTCTGAAAAATCTGTTGGCTATAGAAACATTGCCCTGTGTAATTTTATAAAGTCTTTTAATAACATTCAAAACGCCCCTTCTGAAGTACTAGATTTTTATTTTGATATCTGTTCTCTTGAAATGAGTGCTAAAGAACTATCAAACACTTTTTTGTTTTTAGCTAATAAGGGTATAAATCCACATACTAATAATCAAGTTTTAACACAAAGTCAATCTAAAAGAATCAATGCTCTTATGCAAACATGTGGTTTTTATGATGAGTCTGGTGAATTTGCTTTTAAGGTAGGTTTACCTGGTAAAAGTGGTGTTGGAGGTGGTATTGTTGCTGTACATCCTGGACATTATGCAATTACAGTTTGGAGTCCAAAGTTAAATAAAAAAGGAAACTCTTTTAAAGGAATACAATTTTTAGAAAAGTTTACTACAGCTTCTAAATTATCAATCTTTTAA
- a CDS encoding succinate dehydrogenase cytochrome b subunit produces MSGLLKSSIGRKFAMALSAFFLMFFLLQHFAINITSIFPDDGATFNKMSHFMGTNPLIQYVMQPVLIFGVVFHFVMGFVLELKNKSARKVSYAKNNGAANSTWMSRNMIWSGLAILAFVVLHFIDFWFPEINTKFIKGDWSGLHDGELRYFHELQHKFLNPARVGAYVVAFGFLAMHLLHGFNSAFQSVGANNKYTKGLKTFSKVYAIGIPVGFIIIALFHHFNQ; encoded by the coding sequence ATGAGCGGATTACTAAAATCTTCTATCGGAAGAAAGTTTGCCATGGCACTTTCGGCATTCTTCCTGATGTTTTTCTTATTACAACATTTTGCAATTAACATTACCTCGATTTTTCCAGATGATGGAGCAACATTCAATAAAATGTCGCACTTTATGGGGACAAATCCGTTAATTCAATATGTAATGCAACCTGTATTAATTTTCGGAGTTGTTTTTCACTTTGTAATGGGATTCGTCTTAGAATTAAAAAACAAGAGTGCACGTAAAGTAAGTTATGCTAAAAATAACGGAGCAGCAAATTCTACTTGGATGAGCAGAAACATGATTTGGTCTGGTTTAGCGATTTTGGCGTTCGTGGTATTACACTTTATTGATTTTTGGTTTCCAGAAATCAACACCAAATTTATAAAAGGTGATTGGAGTGGATTACATGATGGAGAGTTAAGATACTTCCATGAGTTACAACACAAATTTTTAAACCCAGCAAGAGTTGGTGCTTACGTTGTAGCATTCGGATTCTTAGCAATGCACTTATTACATGGGTTTAATTCTGCATTCCAATCAGTTGGAGCAAATAATAAATATACTAAAGGATTGAAAACATTTAGTAAAGTTTATGCAATAGGTATTCCTGTTGGATTTATAATTATCGCTTTATTTCACCATTTCAATCAATAA
- a CDS encoding MarC family protein: MNFNLKEIFTAFMVLFAVIDIIGNIPIIIDLRKKVGHIQSEKASVIAGVIMIIFLFLGEQLLGFIGIDVHSFAVAGAFILFFIALEMILGITLYKEDDDEALNASVFPIAFPLIAGPGSLTTLLSLRAEYSWENILIAILLNVFLIYGVLKTSARIEKMIGQNGIKIIRKIFGVVLLAIAVKLFAANIKMLMA, from the coding sequence ATGAATTTTAATTTAAAAGAAATTTTTACAGCCTTTATGGTATTATTTGCGGTAATCGATATTATTGGTAACATACCTATAATTATTGACTTACGTAAAAAAGTAGGACATATACAATCAGAAAAAGCATCTGTTATTGCTGGTGTTATTATGATAATATTTCTGTTTTTAGGAGAACAGCTATTAGGTTTTATAGGAATTGATGTACATTCTTTTGCGGTAGCTGGAGCTTTTATTTTGTTTTTTATTGCTTTAGAAATGATTTTAGGTATTACCTTATATAAAGAAGATGATGATGAAGCATTAAATGCTTCTGTATTTCCAATTGCATTTCCATTAATAGCAGGTCCTGGTAGTTTAACTACATTACTTTCTTTAAGAGCTGAATATTCTTGGGAAAACATTTTAATAGCTATCCTTTTAAATGTATTTTTAATTTATGGGGTATTAAAAACTTCTGCTAGAATTGAAAAGATGATAGGTCAAAACGGTATTAAAATTATTAGAAAAATATTTGGTGTAGTATTATTAGCTATTGCTGTTAAATTATTTGCTGCAAACATTAAAATGTTAATGGCGTAA